One genomic window of Citrobacter sp. Marseille-Q6884 includes the following:
- a CDS encoding flagellar biosynthetic protein FliQ: MLTIDMAADIVASGIKVVIILVCVLVVPSLLVGLLVSIFQAVTQINEQTLSFLPRLIVTLAVLGICGKWMIVQLDDLCVHLFTQAAILVH, from the coding sequence ATGTTAACCATTGATATGGCTGCAGATATTGTCGCCAGCGGCATAAAGGTCGTGATCATTTTAGTCTGCGTATTAGTCGTTCCCAGCCTGCTGGTCGGTCTGCTGGTCAGCATTTTCCAGGCGGTGACGCAGATTAACGAACAAACGCTCAGCTTTTTGCCCAGACTGATTGTCACCCTGGCGGTACTGGGTATTTGCGGGAAATGGATGATCGTCCAGTTGGACGACCTCTGCGTTCATCTGTTCACTCAGGCCGCCATTCTGGTGCATTGA
- a CDS encoding FliM/FliN family flagellar motor switch protein yields the protein MSKQEDILEQGFELAPEATPPATPSVAETLVARLEDRFSESMALLKRIPVTLTLEVSSVEIMLSDLLNIDDDTVIEMDKLAGEPLDIKVNNILLGKAEVVVVNEKYGLRVLEFNTHEINDLAP from the coding sequence ATGAGTAAGCAAGAAGATATTTTAGAGCAAGGTTTCGAGCTGGCTCCTGAAGCCACTCCCCCGGCTACGCCGTCAGTTGCCGAAACGCTGGTCGCGCGTTTAGAAGATCGTTTTTCCGAGTCCATGGCGTTGCTCAAACGCATTCCGGTGACGTTAACCCTGGAAGTCTCCTCCGTTGAGATCATGTTGTCCGATCTGCTGAATATTGATGATGACACCGTCATTGAGATGGACAAACTCGCGGGCGAGCCGCTGGATATTAAGGTGAATAATATCCTGCTGGGTAAAGCCGAAGTGGTTGTGGTCAATGAAAAGTACGGCTTGCGCGTCCTCGAATTCAATACGCATGAAATCAACGATCTGGCACCATGA
- the fliJ gene encoding flagellar export protein FliJ translates to MRQIIDTLAQLQRLRDKSVKDMTVQLAQQKQVCAGYENNIKALGYLIQKTGTGVDAPSAESLKNVTGYKGTLRSVIAWQEQEKTLAKIKETRIQKNLVTAACEEKIVAMTLDDKRHALNHEAFVKEQKAVDEIAAQCWLRQKVLG, encoded by the coding sequence ATGCGACAGATTATTGACACGCTCGCGCAGTTGCAGCGCCTGCGAGATAAATCGGTAAAAGACATGACGGTGCAACTTGCTCAACAGAAGCAGGTTTGTGCCGGCTATGAAAATAACATCAAAGCGCTGGGCTATCTCATTCAAAAAACGGGAACCGGTGTCGATGCCCCTTCCGCTGAGTCGCTCAAAAATGTGACGGGATACAAAGGCACGCTGCGTTCGGTTATCGCCTGGCAAGAGCAGGAGAAGACACTGGCCAAAATTAAAGAAACCCGTATCCAGAAGAACCTGGTTACCGCCGCCTGCGAAGAGAAAATCGTCGCTATGACGCTGGATGATAAGCGCCACGCGTTGAATCATGAGGCTTTCGTTAAAGAACAAAAAGCGGTCGATGAAATTGCCGCACAGTGCTGGTTAAGGCAGAAGGTGTTGGGTTGA
- a CDS encoding flagellar hook-basal body complex protein FliE: protein MSINTITPASTMQTQMMQDMLQMKAVAQAPVLSPMQINAVGAQSATSQVSFNQVLQGALNHVDQFQQVADQKQTAIEMGKSDDLAGAMIASQQASLSFSALVQVRNKVASGFNDLMSMSV, encoded by the coding sequence ATGAGCATAAATACGATCACCCCAGCCAGTACGATGCAGACGCAGATGATGCAGGACATGCTGCAGATGAAAGCCGTCGCACAGGCACCTGTACTGTCGCCGATGCAGATTAACGCCGTCGGCGCGCAATCTGCGACCTCACAGGTTTCATTTAACCAGGTCCTGCAAGGCGCGCTCAATCATGTTGATCAATTTCAGCAGGTTGCGGACCAAAAACAAACGGCCATTGAGATGGGGAAAAGTGATGACCTGGCGGGGGCAATGATCGCCAGCCAGCAGGCATCGCTATCGTTTTCCGCGTTGGTACAGGTAAGAAATAAAGTCGCTTCCGGATTCAATGACCTGATGAGCATGTCAGTGTAA
- the fliF gene encoding flagellar basal-body MS-ring/collar protein FliF → MNELIKKLTQQLPSFSFRLEGNKRWALLAAAAVAATAIIVSVLWNGNHGYVSLYGRQENLPVSQIVTVLDGEKLDYRIDPQSGQILVPEEALSKTRMTLAAKGVQATLPGGYELMDKDEVLGASQFVQNIRYKRSLEGELAQSIMTLDAVESARVHLALNEESSFVVSDEPQNSASVVVRLHYGSKMDMDQVNAVVHLVSGSVPNLQASKVSVVDQAGNLLSDGIGAGEAVSAATRKRDQILKDIQDKTRASMANVLDSLVGTGNYRVSVMPDLDLSNIDETQEHYGDTPKVNREETILDSDTNQIAMGIPGSLSNRPPLAPNQTANGTNPTEEPRQPAALSKHSENKRDYTWDRSVEHIQHPGFDIKRLNVAVVLNQSAPALKNWKPEQTEQLTALLNNAAGIDAKRGDNLSLSLLNFVPQAIPAEPQIPLWKDDNILAWVRLIGSGLLALLLLVFVVRPIMKRLTADRRRTVTPELALNTASQAAIPAIEPHFAPTDDDRKSIELPSFPGDDSLPSQSSGLEVKLEFLQKLAMSDTDRVAEVLRQWITSNERIDNK, encoded by the coding sequence ATGAATGAATTAATAAAAAAATTAACACAGCAGTTGCCGTCGTTCTCCTTCCGGCTGGAAGGGAATAAACGCTGGGCGTTACTGGCGGCAGCGGCGGTTGCGGCCACTGCGATCATTGTGAGCGTACTGTGGAACGGGAATCACGGCTATGTCTCGCTATATGGTCGTCAGGAGAATCTCCCGGTTTCACAGATAGTCACGGTGCTGGACGGCGAAAAGCTGGACTACCGCATCGATCCGCAAAGCGGGCAGATTCTGGTGCCGGAAGAAGCGCTTTCTAAAACGCGAATGACGCTCGCGGCCAAAGGTGTACAGGCGACGTTGCCTGGCGGCTATGAGCTGATGGACAAAGATGAAGTACTGGGCGCCAGCCAGTTTGTGCAGAACATTCGCTATAAGCGCAGCCTGGAAGGGGAACTGGCTCAAAGCATCATGACGCTGGATGCCGTAGAAAGCGCCCGCGTGCATCTGGCGCTGAACGAAGAGAGTTCGTTTGTCGTCAGTGATGAGCCGCAAAACAGCGCCTCGGTCGTGGTGCGTCTGCATTATGGCAGCAAGATGGATATGGACCAGGTGAATGCGGTTGTGCATCTGGTGTCCGGCAGCGTGCCGAATCTGCAAGCGTCGAAAGTGAGCGTCGTCGATCAGGCCGGCAATTTACTGTCCGACGGTATTGGTGCCGGAGAAGCGGTTTCTGCAGCGACGCGTAAACGCGATCAGATCCTGAAGGATATTCAGGACAAAACACGCGCCAGCATGGCCAATGTTCTCGATTCACTGGTAGGAACAGGCAACTACCGGGTCAGCGTTATGCCCGATCTCGATCTGAGTAATATCGACGAAACCCAGGAACATTATGGCGATACGCCAAAGGTTAACCGTGAAGAAACGATCCTCGACAGCGATACCAATCAAATCGCCATGGGGATACCCGGCTCGCTGAGTAACCGTCCTCCACTGGCGCCAAACCAGACGGCGAACGGTACCAATCCGACGGAGGAACCGCGCCAACCCGCTGCGCTCTCGAAACACAGTGAAAATAAGCGGGACTATACCTGGGACCGCAGTGTTGAGCATATTCAGCATCCTGGCTTTGATATCAAGCGATTGAATGTGGCGGTCGTACTCAATCAGAGCGCGCCGGCACTGAAAAACTGGAAACCGGAACAAACCGAACAGCTGACGGCGCTGCTGAATAACGCTGCCGGGATTGATGCCAAACGTGGCGATAATCTTTCGCTTTCGTTGCTTAACTTTGTGCCACAGGCGATCCCCGCTGAGCCGCAGATCCCGCTATGGAAGGATGACAACATTCTGGCCTGGGTTCGTCTGATCGGTAGCGGCCTGCTGGCTCTGCTGCTGCTCGTCTTCGTGGTCCGTCCGATCATGAAACGTCTGACCGCTGACCGCCGGAGAACCGTGACGCCTGAACTGGCGCTGAATACCGCCTCTCAGGCCGCGATTCCAGCAATCGAGCCGCATTTTGCACCGACAGATGACGACCGTAAAAGTATTGAACTGCCTTCTTTCCCGGGAGACGACAGCCTGCCTTCGCAGAGTTCCGGTCTGGAAGTGAAACTTGAGTTCCTGCAAAAACTGGCGATGAGCGACACCGATCGTGTCGCTGAAGTTCTCAGACAATGGATAACCAGCAATGAGCGAATTGACAACAAGTAA
- the fliI gene encoding flagellar protein export ATPase FliI yields the protein MSDLSFFDNALRSIESIPLARVAGRLVRVNGILLESVGCPLMTGQLCRVESANHTLIDAQAVGFNRDITYLMPFKHPVGLMAGARVFPEEKAQEILISESWLGRVVNGLGEPLDAKGRLTGNDVLPPQAPSINPLTRQSVNQPLDVGVKAINGLLTIGKGQRVGLMAGSGVGKSVLLGMITRQTKADIVVVGLIGERGREVKEFIDHSLGAEGLAKSIIVAAPADESPLMRLKATELCHSIAAWFRDRGHHVLLLVDSLTRYAMAQREIALSLGEPPATKGYPPSAFGMIPKLVESAGNSESEGSMTAIYTVLAEGDDQQDPIVDCARAVLDGHIVLTRKLAEAGHYPAIDIGQSISRCMTQVTSYEHQQSARLLKQNYATYMDIKPLIPLGGYVAGADPGVDKAVKAFPAIERFLRQEVSEPASLELVQSRLQTLFPVAKKAEGKS from the coding sequence GTGAGTGACCTTTCATTCTTCGATAACGCCCTGCGTTCCATTGAATCTATTCCGCTCGCCCGGGTTGCCGGGCGGCTGGTGCGTGTAAACGGCATTCTGCTGGAGAGCGTGGGCTGCCCGTTGATGACCGGCCAACTGTGTCGTGTCGAAAGTGCCAACCACACGCTGATTGATGCGCAGGCCGTGGGTTTTAATCGCGATATCACCTACCTGATGCCTTTTAAACATCCCGTGGGATTAATGGCCGGCGCACGCGTATTTCCTGAAGAAAAAGCCCAGGAGATCCTGATTAGTGAAAGCTGGCTGGGTCGGGTGGTCAATGGCCTGGGCGAACCCCTGGATGCCAAAGGCCGACTGACCGGTAATGACGTGCTGCCCCCCCAGGCGCCGTCCATCAATCCGCTGACGCGCCAGTCCGTAAATCAGCCGCTGGATGTCGGTGTGAAAGCGATCAATGGCCTATTGACCATTGGTAAAGGCCAGCGTGTGGGGTTAATGGCCGGGAGCGGTGTAGGGAAGAGCGTACTGCTGGGGATGATCACCCGCCAGACCAAAGCCGACATCGTCGTGGTGGGGTTAATTGGTGAACGCGGACGCGAAGTGAAAGAGTTTATCGATCACTCGCTGGGGGCGGAAGGGCTGGCAAAATCCATTATTGTGGCCGCTCCGGCAGATGAATCGCCATTGATGCGCCTAAAAGCCACCGAGCTTTGCCACTCTATCGCCGCCTGGTTTCGTGACCGCGGGCACCACGTTTTATTGCTGGTGGATTCGCTAACACGCTATGCCATGGCGCAGCGTGAAATTGCACTTTCACTGGGCGAGCCGCCGGCAACCAAAGGTTATCCGCCGTCCGCATTTGGCATGATCCCGAAGCTGGTGGAAAGCGCGGGTAATAGCGAGAGCGAAGGATCGATGACCGCCATTTATACCGTCCTGGCGGAAGGGGACGATCAGCAGGACCCGATCGTCGACTGTGCGCGTGCGGTGCTGGACGGGCATATCGTGCTGACCCGTAAGCTGGCGGAGGCCGGGCATTATCCGGCGATTGATATCGGTCAGTCGATCAGTCGTTGCATGACGCAGGTGACAAGCTATGAGCATCAGCAGTCAGCGCGGTTACTCAAGCAAAACTATGCCACCTATATGGATATCAAGCCGTTGATCCCTCTGGGGGGATATGTGGCTGGCGCGGATCCGGGCGTTGATAAAGCCGTCAAAGCATTTCCCGCCATCGAGCGCTTTTTGCGTCAGGAAGTCAGTGAACCCGCCTCACTTGAATTGGTGCAAAGCCGACTACAGACCCTTTTCCCGGTCGCTAAGAAAGCAGAAGGTAAGTCATGA
- the fliP gene encoding flagellar type III secretion system pore protein FliP (The bacterial flagellar biogenesis protein FliP forms a type III secretion system (T3SS)-type pore required for flagellar assembly.), translated as MKLAAKSTLILGISLLLLSPFACAQGGDIPLLNVISHGSSQEYSVKIQVLLLMTLVGILPTLVLMMTCFTRFIIVLSLLRQALGLQQTPPNRILIGIALCLTMLVMRPVWINIYDHAVVPFENDQITLPDALSTAASPLKRFMLAQTNKKAIAQIMEIADAKGNAADQDLSIVVPAYVLSELKTAFQIGFMIYIPFLVIDLIVASVLMAMGMMMLSPLIVSLPFKLMLFVLIDGWALTVGTLTSSIRGLGLG; from the coding sequence ATGAAACTCGCGGCAAAATCCACGCTCATACTGGGTATCTCCCTACTCCTCCTTTCTCCCTTTGCCTGTGCGCAAGGGGGAGATATCCCGTTGTTGAATGTGATTTCGCACGGTAGTAGTCAGGAATACAGCGTAAAGATTCAGGTCCTGCTTCTGATGACGCTGGTCGGTATTCTGCCTACTCTGGTGCTGATGATGACCTGTTTTACCCGTTTTATTATTGTCCTTTCTCTGCTACGTCAGGCGCTGGGTCTGCAGCAAACGCCGCCAAACCGCATACTGATTGGGATCGCATTGTGCTTAACCATGCTGGTTATGCGTCCTGTCTGGATAAATATCTACGATCACGCGGTCGTGCCTTTTGAAAACGATCAGATCACGCTCCCGGACGCGCTAAGCACGGCGGCTTCACCGCTGAAACGCTTTATGCTGGCGCAAACCAACAAAAAAGCGATCGCGCAGATTATGGAAATCGCCGATGCAAAAGGAAATGCCGCCGATCAGGATCTCTCTATTGTCGTGCCCGCCTATGTTCTGAGCGAGCTGAAAACGGCCTTTCAGATCGGCTTCATGATCTACATTCCGTTCCTGGTGATCGACCTGATCGTGGCCAGCGTGCTGATGGCGATGGGGATGATGATGCTATCGCCGCTGATCGTTTCTTTGCCCTTTAAGCTCATGCTTTTTGTACTGATTGATGGTTGGGCGCTTACCGTTGGCACACTCACTTCCAGTATTCGCGGTCTGGGATTGGGCTAA
- a CDS encoding FliM/FliN family flagellar motor switch protein, whose amino-acid sequence MLKYSQTPGIFKLEGNRLGRPYHRLPTMFTGNFDTIESHLGNYFLKKHRTNITLKKIHCEMDVINKSAELLVSQVGHLAFDIDRSLLLMLLGNFYGLPSSLAEEEPQDDLPTKTETRLKSRLALDISNIIFNKNISGIPLTLKPDSSTVQTHWAYQLTFILGDDENCSFRILLDDSHTDYILNLIRRSEHGDKKKQIDKTDAETRKKTLIKEIINTLPLTMNVKIAEIPLNVADLTTIKPGDILPIAMPDSFPVYIGKSELFNALIVEDKDKLFLSELTSKTEKSYE is encoded by the coding sequence ATGCTGAAGTATAGTCAAACCCCCGGTATCTTTAAACTTGAAGGAAACCGGCTTGGACGTCCATATCATCGTCTGCCGACTATGTTTACGGGTAATTTTGATACAATTGAATCACATCTCGGAAACTATTTTCTGAAAAAACATCGCACAAATATAACACTCAAAAAAATACATTGTGAAATGGATGTTATAAATAAAAGCGCTGAATTATTAGTTTCTCAGGTCGGTCACCTGGCCTTTGATATCGATCGTTCATTATTGTTAATGCTGCTGGGTAATTTCTATGGATTGCCTTCATCTCTGGCGGAAGAAGAACCGCAAGATGATTTACCCACAAAGACAGAAACCAGACTGAAAAGCAGACTGGCGTTGGATATCAGTAATATCATTTTTAATAAAAACATCTCTGGTATTCCACTCACGCTTAAGCCTGACAGCAGTACGGTACAAACGCATTGGGCCTATCAACTTACTTTTATATTGGGCGATGACGAGAATTGCAGTTTTAGAATCCTGCTGGATGATTCACATACAGATTACATTCTGAACTTAATTCGTCGTAGCGAACACGGCGACAAAAAAAAGCAGATTGATAAGACCGATGCTGAAACGCGTAAAAAGACGCTGATCAAAGAAATTATTAATACGCTGCCGCTGACAATGAACGTAAAGATTGCAGAGATCCCGCTCAACGTTGCCGATCTGACAACAATTAAGCCGGGTGACATTTTACCCATTGCGATGCCTGATAGCTTCCCTGTTTATATCGGGAAATCCGAATTATTTAACGCCCTGATCGTAGAAGATAAAGACAAACTGTTTTTGTCCGAATTAACGAGTAAGACTGAGAAATCCTATGAGTAA
- a CDS encoding adenylyltransferase/cytidyltransferase family protein, producing MKTVITFGTFDVFHIGHLRILERAGKLGERLIVGVSSDQLNMQKKVRMPIYSQNDRMGIVAGLKCVDSVFLEESLEQKADYIRQFKADILVMGDDWAGRFDSLSYLCEVVYFPRTPSISTTSIIEVVRNINY from the coding sequence ATGAAAACGGTGATTACCTTTGGCACCTTTGACGTTTTTCATATTGGCCATCTACGTATTCTTGAACGTGCCGGAAAACTCGGGGAACGCCTGATCGTTGGCGTATCTTCAGATCAGCTGAATATGCAGAAAAAAGTCCGAATGCCGATTTACAGTCAAAATGATCGCATGGGGATTGTTGCCGGGCTGAAATGTGTAGACAGCGTGTTCCTCGAAGAGTCGCTGGAGCAAAAAGCGGATTATATTCGCCAGTTCAAGGCCGATATCCTGGTCATGGGTGACGATTGGGCAGGACGCTTTGATAGTTTGTCTTACCTGTGCGAAGTGGTCTATTTCCCCAGAACACCTTCGATATCGACGACTTCGATAATAGAAGTCGTGAGAAATATTAACTATTAG
- a CDS encoding flagellar motor switch protein FliG, translating into MSELTTSNGSNNSYLEQAAILLLCLGEEAAATVMQKLSREEVVRLSENMARLSGVKTSMAKKVINNFFDEFREQSGINGASRSMLQGILNKALGTEIASSVINGIYGDEIRSRMARLQWVEPRQLAILISEEHLQLQAVFLAFLTPEISATVLSYMSESVQNEILYRVAKLNDVNRDVVDELDRLIERGLSVLSEHGSKVKGIKQAADIVNRFQGNQQMILDQLRERDEDVLEQLQDEMYDFFILSRQSDEVRRRLLDEVPMEDWAVALKGTEALLRRSIYAVMPKRQVQQLESITSRLGPVPVSRIEQIRREIMGIARELEEAGEIQLQLFAEQTAE; encoded by the coding sequence ATGAGCGAATTGACAACAAGTAACGGCAGTAACAACAGCTACCTGGAACAGGCAGCCATTCTCTTGTTGTGTCTGGGAGAGGAAGCGGCCGCCACGGTGATGCAAAAACTCAGCCGCGAAGAAGTGGTACGTCTGAGTGAAAATATGGCGCGCCTGTCTGGGGTAAAAACCAGCATGGCGAAAAAAGTCATCAACAACTTTTTCGATGAATTCCGTGAGCAAAGCGGCATCAACGGCGCATCGCGCTCCATGCTGCAAGGGATCCTGAACAAAGCGTTGGGCACTGAAATTGCCAGCAGCGTTATCAATGGGATCTACGGTGATGAGATCCGATCCCGTATGGCGCGTTTGCAGTGGGTCGAACCTCGCCAACTGGCGATCTTGATCTCGGAAGAACACCTGCAGCTGCAGGCCGTTTTTCTGGCTTTTCTGACGCCGGAAATCTCCGCCACGGTGCTCTCTTATATGAGTGAGTCAGTGCAAAACGAGATCCTCTATCGGGTTGCGAAGCTTAATGACGTAAACCGTGATGTGGTGGATGAACTGGATCGCCTGATCGAACGTGGGCTGTCGGTCCTGTCCGAACATGGATCGAAAGTCAAAGGTATCAAGCAGGCGGCGGATATCGTTAACCGTTTCCAGGGCAACCAGCAGATGATCCTCGATCAACTTCGCGAACGTGATGAAGATGTTCTGGAGCAGTTGCAGGATGAAATGTACGACTTCTTTATTCTGAGCCGTCAAAGCGATGAAGTGCGTCGCCGTCTGCTCGACGAAGTGCCGATGGAAGACTGGGCGGTGGCGCTCAAAGGCACTGAGGCGCTGTTGCGTCGCTCTATTTATGCCGTGATGCCAAAGCGCCAGGTACAGCAACTGGAGTCCATTACCTCGCGTCTTGGTCCGGTACCGGTGAGTCGTATTGAACAAATCCGCCGTGAAATCATGGGGATTGCCCGTGAGCTTGAGGAAGCGGGTGAAATTCAGCTTCAGCTGTTTGCTGAACAGACGGCGGAGTAA
- the fliH gene encoding flagellar assembly protein FliH, translated as MAIETIRGRYRLHRFPPRQRHLPTEQLTPGITPADYQRQLMDGFQEGLQKGFEQGMAEGQEQGFQEGHQKGHEEGVRQGYTEGSLAGQQEGRKQFMQAALPLDSLSGKVNDYLAHIQRKQREDLLQLVEKVTRQVIRCELALQPTQLLSLVEEAISAFPAMPESLQVLLSNEEFVRIKDAAPEKVNEWGLTPSPDLHVGECRVITDKSELDIGCEHRLDQCMSALKETLLPEPQGE; from the coding sequence ATGGCGATTGAAACCATCCGTGGTCGTTACCGACTGCACCGCTTTCCTCCTCGCCAGCGTCACCTGCCAACAGAGCAGTTAACGCCGGGCATTACCCCAGCGGATTATCAGCGCCAGCTAATGGACGGTTTCCAGGAAGGGCTGCAAAAAGGCTTTGAACAGGGAATGGCTGAGGGGCAAGAGCAGGGCTTTCAGGAAGGGCATCAAAAAGGCCATGAAGAGGGCGTGCGTCAGGGGTACACCGAAGGCAGCCTGGCCGGGCAACAGGAAGGGCGTAAACAATTTATGCAGGCGGCGCTGCCTCTCGATAGTCTCTCGGGCAAAGTGAACGATTACCTGGCGCACATTCAGCGCAAACAGCGGGAAGACCTGCTGCAACTGGTGGAAAAAGTGACCCGTCAGGTGATTCGTTGCGAACTGGCACTGCAGCCAACCCAGCTATTGTCGCTGGTGGAAGAGGCGATCTCTGCTTTTCCTGCCATGCCTGAGTCGCTGCAGGTGCTGCTCAGCAACGAAGAGTTTGTGCGCATTAAAGATGCGGCGCCGGAAAAGGTCAATGAATGGGGGCTGACGCCATCACCTGATTTGCATGTGGGTGAGTGTCGGGTCATTACGGATAAGTCAGAGCTGGATATCGGCTGTGAGCATCGACTCGACCAATGCATGAGCGCATTAAAAGAGACACTGCTTCCGGAGCCTCAGGGTGAGTGA
- a CDS encoding sigma-54 interaction domain-containing protein, with translation MFELIAEAASSINAFSLAQRIAAFNVPVLIHGETGTGKECVAKFIHSIAFSQDQYAPYIGVNCAAIPENMLEATLFGYDKGAFTGAIASVPGKMELANNGTLLLDEIGDMPLALQAKILRVLQEQQVERLGSNRLIKLNFRLIACTNKNLEEEVAAGRFREDLYYRLSVIPVTMPPLRERMEDIIPLAESFIKKYSTVLVKNIKLSESSRRALLSYAWPGNVRQLENAIQRGMILNRDGVIYPDTLGLPSIESDSWSEPEWQPKPRVQLTESDNLGQHGRSAQYQYIADLMRKYQGNKTKIADLLGITPRALRYRLASMRKQGIEIFS, from the coding sequence ATGTTTGAACTTATTGCTGAAGCAGCTTCCAGTATCAATGCCTTTTCTCTGGCCCAGCGTATTGCTGCTTTTAATGTTCCTGTCCTTATTCATGGTGAAACGGGAACGGGTAAAGAATGTGTAGCAAAATTTATACATTCTATTGCATTCTCACAGGACCAATACGCGCCTTATATCGGTGTTAACTGCGCGGCTATCCCTGAAAATATGCTTGAGGCGACATTATTTGGTTATGACAAAGGTGCGTTTACGGGAGCGATTGCGAGCGTACCGGGAAAAATGGAATTAGCCAATAATGGGACATTACTGCTCGATGAGATCGGTGATATGCCTTTAGCACTGCAGGCGAAGATATTGCGTGTCTTGCAGGAACAGCAGGTTGAGCGCTTAGGCAGCAATCGTTTAATAAAACTCAACTTCCGTCTGATTGCCTGCACCAATAAAAATCTTGAGGAAGAAGTCGCTGCAGGTCGGTTTAGAGAAGATCTTTACTACCGACTCTCGGTTATTCCAGTGACCATGCCGCCACTGCGTGAGCGTATGGAAGATATTATCCCGTTAGCGGAGTCTTTTATCAAAAAGTACTCCACGGTTCTGGTCAAAAATATCAAGCTTTCTGAATCATCACGACGTGCATTGCTCAGCTATGCATGGCCGGGGAATGTGCGCCAGCTCGAAAATGCCATTCAACGCGGCATGATCCTCAATCGTGATGGGGTGATTTATCCCGATACGTTAGGACTTCCGTCAATTGAGTCGGATTCATGGAGCGAGCCGGAATGGCAACCGAAACCCCGTGTGCAATTAACGGAAAGCGATAATCTGGGACAACATGGCCGCAGTGCGCAGTATCAATATATTGCCGACCTGATGCGTAAATATCAGGGCAATAAAACAAAAATTGCTGATTTATTAGGAATTACCCCACGTGCGCTTCGTTATCGTCTGGCGTCGATGCGAAAACAGGGAATAGAAATCTTCTCCTGA
- a CDS encoding acyltransferase: MLVHGRDSNGNAIYYRGQLKHRVEIRFFGSNNILIIHDTVKTLTGRIDFYGNGGHFSLGAMASFRGRVIVGNKCKVSIGNNTTVTGNCFINTAEATNVVIGDDCMIATDTVLRTHDSHPIFDVLTNNRINIAKSISIGNHVWLGDQVIVLAGATIADGSMIGIRGLVTGIIPNNCIAVGSPAQVIRKNIAWERPNLNKTKLNVTQDASDIELSLYWGETK, from the coding sequence ATGTTGGTACATGGTCGGGATTCAAATGGCAATGCGATATATTATCGAGGTCAACTCAAGCATCGTGTAGAGATACGTTTTTTTGGCAGTAATAATATTCTGATTATTCATGATACTGTTAAAACACTGACTGGTCGTATCGATTTCTATGGCAATGGAGGACATTTCTCTTTGGGGGCGATGGCATCCTTTCGAGGCAGAGTGATTGTTGGTAATAAATGCAAGGTCAGTATTGGCAACAACACAACGGTGACAGGAAATTGTTTTATCAATACAGCAGAGGCAACTAATGTCGTTATCGGTGATGATTGTATGATTGCAACTGATACTGTGTTGAGAACACATGACTCGCACCCTATTTTTGATGTTTTGACGAACAATAGAATCAATATCGCCAAATCGATAAGTATTGGTAATCATGTATGGTTAGGTGATCAGGTTATCGTACTGGCGGGAGCCACCATTGCAGATGGCAGCATGATTGGTATCAGAGGGTTAGTGACAGGTATTATCCCAAACAATTGTATTGCAGTTGGCTCTCCGGCCCAAGTTATAAGAAAAAACATTGCATGGGAAAGGCCTAATCTAAATAAAACTAAATTAAATGTTACTCAAGATGCCAGTGATATTGAACTTAGTTTATATTGGGGTGAAACAAAATAA